A single genomic interval of Romboutsia ilealis harbors:
- a CDS encoding helix-turn-helix transcriptional regulator codes for MREKLKKLRKEQKLTQENLSKMVNIHRTHYSMIENGRRNPSLKVAVSIKKALNYQYDDIFEKQ; via the coding sequence ATGAGGGAAAAACTAAAAAAACTTAGAAAAGAACAAAAACTAACTCAAGAAAATCTATCAAAAATGGTAAACATACATAGAACTCATTACTCAATGATAGAAAATGGAAGAAGAAACCCATCACTAAAAGTAGCTGTAAGCATAAAAAAAGCTTTAAACTACCAATATGATGATATATTTGAAAAACAATAA
- a CDS encoding type I restriction-modification system subunit M, whose translation MQTSEKQQEQQRELHTKLWAIANDLRGNMEANEFKNYILGLIFYRYLSEKVENRANDLLSEDDISYNEAYEDEEYREGLQEELIEQLGYFIEPKYLFSSLLKAIEDGNFDIEMLQGAINAITESTIGNDSQEDFDHLFDDMDLKSTKLGKDVKSRSSLIAKVMGNIAEIDFSHEDSEIDVLGDAYEYLISQFAANAGKKAGEFYTPQQVSKILAKIVTVGKENLKNVYDPTCGSGSLLLRVAKEANVRKFYGQELTSTTYNLARMNMLLHDVDYTNFDIKNDNTLENPQHMGMKFEAIVANPPYSANWSADAKFLDDERFSAYGKLAPKSKADFAFIQHMIHQLDDNGTMAVVLPHGVLFRGAAEGVIRKYLIEERNVLDAVIGLPANIFFGTSIPTVILVFKKNRENNDILFIDASNEFEKGKNQNNLTDANVEKIVNTYVNRETIDKYSYVASMDEIKENDYNLNIPRYVDTFEEEEPIDLVAVSEKISSIDKEIAKLDDELAVYLRELGL comes from the coding sequence ATGCAAACAAGTGAAAAACAACAAGAACAACAAAGAGAGCTTCACACAAAGTTATGGGCAATAGCAAATGACTTAAGAGGAAATATGGAAGCCAATGAATTTAAAAACTATATACTAGGACTAATATTTTATAGATACCTTAGTGAAAAAGTAGAAAATAGAGCAAATGACTTATTAAGCGAAGATGATATAAGCTACAATGAAGCCTATGAAGACGAAGAATATAGAGAAGGCTTACAAGAAGAGTTAATAGAGCAATTAGGATACTTTATAGAGCCTAAATACTTATTCTCTTCATTACTTAAAGCAATAGAAGATGGAAACTTTGATATAGAAATGCTTCAAGGAGCAATAAATGCCATAACAGAATCTACAATAGGAAATGATAGCCAAGAAGACTTTGACCACTTATTTGATGATATGGACTTAAAATCAACAAAACTAGGAAAAGACGTAAAAAGCCGTTCAAGTCTTATAGCTAAAGTAATGGGGAACATAGCAGAAATTGACTTTTCACATGAAGATAGTGAAATAGATGTACTTGGAGATGCTTATGAATATTTAATATCTCAATTTGCTGCAAATGCAGGTAAAAAAGCAGGTGAATTCTATACACCACAACAAGTAAGTAAAATACTTGCGAAAATAGTAACAGTAGGAAAAGAAAACTTAAAAAATGTATATGATCCAACATGTGGTTCGGGATCACTACTTCTTCGTGTTGCAAAAGAAGCTAATGTTAGAAAGTTCTACGGACAAGAGCTTACATCAACAACTTACAACTTAGCTCGTATGAATATGTTACTTCATGATGTAGATTATACAAACTTTGATATAAAAAATGACAATACACTAGAGAATCCACAACATATGGGAATGAAATTTGAAGCAATAGTTGCAAACCCTCCATACTCTGCTAACTGGAGTGCAGATGCTAAGTTTTTAGATGATGAAAGATTTAGTGCATATGGAAAACTTGCACCAAAGAGTAAAGCAGACTTTGCATTTATACAACATATGATACATCAATTAGATGATAACGGAACAATGGCAGTTGTACTTCCTCATGGTGTATTATTTAGAGGTGCAGCAGAGGGAGTTATAAGAAAGTATTTAATAGAGGAAAGAAATGTATTAGATGCTGTTATAGGACTTCCAGCAAATATATTCTTTGGAACAAGTATACCAACAGTTATATTAGTGTTTAAAAAGAATAGAGAAAATAATGATATATTATTTATAGATGCATCTAATGAGTTTGAAAAAGGTAAAAATCAAAATAACTTAACTGATGCTAATGTTGAAAAGATAGTTAATACTTATGTTAATAGAGAAACTATTGATAAGTACAGTTATGTTGCTAGTATGGATGAGATTAAGGAAAATGATTATAACTTAAATATACCAAGATATGTTGATACTTTTGAGGAAGAAGAGCCCATAGATTTAGTAGCTGTTAGTGAGAAAATTTCTAGTATTGATAAAGAGATAGCTAAGTTAGATGATGAGTTAGCAGTTTACTTAAGAGAGCTTGGATTATAA
- a CDS encoding DUF2815 family protein codes for MKLNTKVVTGSVKLNYVNIKEARSNQLSSEPKYSITIIIHKESNTMDKIYEGIYNATKNGLDIWGGKVPDNLITCLKDGDATGRKEYEDSFYINATSKYKPQVVDKDLKILNPDELYNGCLGRVSINFYPYNHKDSGNCGISCELLNLQKLKDGEKIVNRASAVDDFSVVDDGILV; via the coding sequence ATGAAACTTAACACTAAAGTAGTAACAGGGAGCGTAAAATTAAACTATGTAAATATAAAAGAGGCAAGAAGTAACCAATTATCTTCAGAGCCTAAATACAGCATAACAATAATAATACATAAAGAAAGTAATACTATGGATAAAATCTATGAAGGAATATACAATGCTACTAAAAATGGACTTGATATATGGGGTGGAAAAGTTCCAGATAATTTAATAACTTGCTTAAAAGATGGGGATGCAACAGGTAGGAAAGAATATGAAGATAGCTTTTATATAAATGCAACTTCAAAATATAAACCACAGGTTGTAGATAAAGACTTAAAAATATTAAATCCAGATGAATTATACAATGGTTGTTTAGGTAGAGTTAGTATAAACTTTTATCCATACAATCATAAAGATAGCGGAAACTGTGGTATATCTTGTGAATTATTAAATCTTCAAAAGCTAAAAGATGGTGAGAAAATTGTAAACAGAGCAAGTGCAGTAGATGACTTTAGCGTAGTAGATGATGGGATATTAGTATAA
- a CDS encoding AAA family ATPase, whose protein sequence is MKIKNIKFNKHKILGNLEVDFLDRNKEILDTVVIIGENGSGKTTLLKSIYNQMNWNTKVYEEIDAKVELDATKDEIKLIANTQCGSDTAMWNGVKSKLYINEFIDEVKSGNEYSFQGEIKSKIIYMPTEINFNELNRVDRTFKYEYEFLNEVNQNIARDLPSAIVNAINTEVFKNEELPPKKSIEKICNDINSIFDCMDLSVKFIGLSKDEETRPIFKDSTGNEFDINGLSSGEKQLFIRALSLKFLNANNSIILIDEPEISLHPEWQRKIIKVYENIGKNNQLIIATHSPHIVADIKAEQLRVIKRDEDGVNITPIDNLEETYLQTYESILKHTMGIKSNRSDTGELYFKILRNELDANTYESDAFKEAYRYLKTYLGEYDKDLISIDMEIARRNRKKAREDDKSR, encoded by the coding sequence TTGAAAATAAAGAATATTAAATTCAACAAACATAAAATTTTAGGAAACTTAGAAGTTGATTTTTTAGATAGAAATAAAGAAATACTAGATACAGTAGTTATAATTGGAGAAAATGGATCAGGAAAAACGACTTTATTAAAAAGTATATATAATCAAATGAATTGGAATACAAAAGTATATGAGGAAATAGATGCAAAAGTAGAGCTAGATGCAACTAAAGATGAAATAAAGCTTATAGCTAACACACAATGTGGTAGTGATACAGCAATGTGGAATGGAGTAAAATCTAAGCTATACATAAATGAATTTATAGATGAAGTAAAATCTGGTAACGAATATAGTTTTCAAGGTGAAATTAAATCAAAAATAATTTATATGCCAACGGAAATAAATTTTAATGAATTAAATAGAGTAGACAGAACATTTAAATATGAATACGAATTTTTAAATGAAGTAAACCAAAATATAGCTAGAGACTTACCATCAGCTATTGTTAATGCAATAAATACGGAAGTATTTAAAAATGAAGAATTGCCACCTAAAAAAAGTATAGAAAAAATATGTAATGATATAAATTCAATATTTGATTGTATGGATTTAAGTGTAAAATTTATCGGACTATCAAAAGATGAAGAAACTAGACCTATATTTAAAGATTCTACAGGTAATGAATTTGATATAAATGGATTATCATCGGGAGAAAAACAGTTATTTATAAGAGCATTATCTCTTAAATTCTTAAATGCTAATAATTCAATAATACTTATAGATGAGCCAGAAATATCTCTACACCCTGAGTGGCAAAGAAAGATAATTAAGGTATATGAAAATATAGGAAAAAATAATCAGCTTATAATAGCTACACATTCACCTCATATAGTCGCAGATATAAAAGCAGAACAATTAAGAGTGATAAAAAGAGATGAAGATGGAGTAAATATCACTCCTATAGATAATCTTGAAGAAACCTATCTTCAGACTTATGAGTCAATACTTAAGCACACTATGGGTATTAAAAGTAATCGAAGTGATACAGGAGAATTATACTTTAAAATTCTAAGAAATGAACTAGATGCTAATACTTATGAATCAGACGCGTTCAAAGAGGCATATAGGTATCTAAAAACTTATTTAGGAGAATATGATAAAGATTTAATTAGTATAGATATGGAAATAGCTAGAAGAAATAGAAAGAAGGCGAGAGAAGATGATAAAAGTAGATAA
- a CDS encoding Abi family protein — MNTNKDKKLKDFKSLDEQIDLLEKRGLIIYNKDKAKRFLINTNYYRFSGYYKPFYIKDTEQFKEKTTFNDIYNLYNFDRELRNLIFSLTEQVEIKFKTWIAYYISENYGNQGHLEKELFKNEIDYYMLMGQLGGELKKSKEDFIDHHNKIYSGNIPTWVIIEILSFGAISKLYKNLLITHKKGIIKNKTIYNYEFIESWLQTITILRNMCAHHSRLYNRSLMKPKIPRQLNGQYIQGKENKLFVQLLILRELIDDEYEWIDFVRKLDMLFYKYKFQREFEMGFPYNWKKQLLGESITKYTVKTRMFIK, encoded by the coding sequence ATGAATACTAATAAAGATAAAAAACTAAAAGACTTTAAAAGTTTAGATGAGCAAATAGATTTATTAGAAAAAAGAGGATTAATTATATATAATAAAGACAAGGCTAAAAGGTTTTTGATAAATACTAACTACTATAGGTTTAGTGGATATTATAAGCCTTTTTATATAAAAGATACAGAACAATTTAAAGAAAAAACTACATTTAATGATATATACAACTTATATAACTTTGATAGAGAACTAAGAAATTTAATATTTTCTTTAACTGAGCAGGTAGAAATTAAATTTAAAACATGGATAGCATATTATATTTCTGAAAATTATGGTAATCAAGGTCATTTAGAAAAAGAACTATTTAAAAATGAAATAGATTATTATATGCTTATGGGGCAATTAGGAGGAGAATTAAAGAAATCTAAAGAAGATTTTATAGATCATCATAATAAAATTTATAGTGGAAATATACCTACATGGGTAATAATTGAAATTTTATCCTTTGGTGCTATATCTAAGCTATATAAAAACTTACTAATAACTCATAAAAAAGGAATAATAAAAAATAAGACTATATATAACTATGAATTTATTGAGAGTTGGCTACAAACCATAACTATATTAAGAAATATGTGTGCTCATCATAGTAGATTGTATAATAGAAGCTTAATGAAGCCTAAAATACCAAGACAGTTAAATGGGCAGTATATACAAGGTAAAGAAAATAAACTATTTGTCCAGTTATTAATATTAAGAGAGTTAATAGATGATGAATATGAATGGATAGATTTTGTAAGAAAATTAGATATGTTATTTTATAAATATAAATTCCAGCGTGAGTTTGAAATGGGATTCCCTTATAATTGGAAAAAACAGTTGTTAGGAGAAAGTATTACAAAATATACAGTTAAAACGAGAATGTTTATTAAGTAA
- a CDS encoding PDDEXK-like family protein, whose translation MNNEQKKILEEFLLDIDILDKLDGYMNKFNVFDVLKISKMEIRHSNMLAWLLNPKETHGLGDTFLRKFLQHCAKSYNTQNNDFKIDIIKASLMDCDDFLVSREWNNIDVLLVSSSNKIVICLENKIFSKESKHQLKKYLDIVNKRYPDYKKAFIFLTPEGDMPSDEENWISVNYSEVLSMLESSMELKKEYINPSVEIFLEQYKHMIRRDIIMDEELVAICTEIYNKHQKALDLIYEYKQDNDMQIKKIIEDILAKYDDIEMDHSVKTSIRFYTKTIDNVIPKCGESWTKSNRILLYEFQNKGGKIVLKLILGPVKDNDSDIRERIFELANENKNIFKGKVNKLTPKYTQIYAVPVISKEVMEGGDMEAIGNDIDTFVSRFVNEDMKKVDDIIKGLL comes from the coding sequence ATGAACAATGAACAAAAGAAAATACTAGAAGAATTTCTACTAGACATAGACATACTAGACAAACTAGATGGATATATGAATAAATTCAATGTATTTGACGTATTAAAAATCTCAAAAATGGAAATAAGACATAGCAATATGTTAGCTTGGCTGTTAAACCCTAAAGAAACACATGGCTTAGGAGATACATTTTTAAGAAAGTTTTTACAACATTGTGCTAAATCATATAATACACAAAATAATGATTTTAAAATTGATATAATTAAAGCATCACTTATGGACTGTGATGACTTTTTAGTAAGTAGAGAGTGGAACAACATTGATGTACTTTTAGTGTCATCAAGCAATAAAATAGTAATTTGCTTGGAAAATAAAATCTTTAGTAAAGAATCAAAACATCAACTTAAAAAATACTTAGACATAGTAAATAAGAGATACCCAGATTATAAAAAAGCCTTTATATTCTTAACTCCAGAAGGTGATATGCCTTCAGATGAAGAAAATTGGATATCTGTAAATTATAGTGAAGTGCTTTCAATGTTAGAAAGTAGTATGGAGTTAAAGAAAGAATATATAAATCCAAGTGTGGAAATATTTTTAGAACAATATAAGCATATGATTAGGAGAGATATAATAATGGATGAGGAATTAGTAGCTATTTGCACAGAGATATATAATAAACATCAAAAAGCATTAGATTTAATTTATGAGTATAAACAGGATAATGATATGCAAATAAAGAAAATCATAGAGGATATATTAGCTAAGTATGATGATATAGAAATGGACCATAGTGTTAAAACATCAATAAGATTTTATACAAAAACTATTGATAATGTTATACCTAAATGTGGAGAAAGTTGGACAAAGTCAAATAGAATTCTTTTATATGAGTTTCAAAATAAAGGTGGAAAGATTGTACTTAAATTAATTTTAGGTCCTGTTAAAGATAATGATAGTGATATAAGAGAAAGAATATTTGAGTTAGCAAATGAGAATAAAAATATATTTAAGGGCAAAGTTAATAAGCTAACACCTAAGTATACTCAAATATATGCCGTTCCAGTTATTTCAAAGGAAGTTATGGAAGGTGGAGATATGGAGGCTATTGGAAATGATATAGATACTTTTGTGTCTAGGTTTGTTAATGAGGATATGAAAAAAGTAGATGATATAATTAAAGGGCTTTTATAG
- a CDS encoding retron system putative HNH endonuclease → MIKVDKQDEPSFLTDFKKRKKPKSWIDYNDGDIKSKLKDFMLDNEQDGYCPYCEIYIKEISSHIEHIKPKDIYPNEFDTHDNLIACCMNKNTCGSIKGNRYDEKFINPVIENPMEYLEYDLSSGNIVPIYSSGEKYEKARYTIDLLNLNYSKLSEARKSFAIELNNLFEESDFDYYKEATKRFPTLIDFIKEDIFG, encoded by the coding sequence ATGATAAAAGTAGATAAGCAAGATGAACCATCTTTTCTTACCGACTTTAAAAAAAGGAAAAAACCTAAATCATGGATAGATTATAATGATGGTGATATAAAGTCTAAATTAAAGGATTTTATGTTAGATAATGAACAAGATGGATATTGTCCATATTGTGAAATATATATAAAAGAAATTAGTAGCCATATAGAACATATAAAACCTAAGGATATTTATCCAAATGAATTTGATACACATGATAATTTAATAGCATGTTGTATGAATAAAAACACTTGTGGATCTATTAAAGGAAATAGATATGATGAAAAATTTATAAATCCTGTTATAGAAAATCCAATGGAATATCTTGAATATGATTTGTCTAGTGGAAATATAGTCCCTATTTATAGTAGTGGAGAAAAATATGAAAAAGCTAGATATACTATAGATTTATTGAATCTTAATTATAGTAAATTAAGTGAGGCTAGAAAATCATTTGCAATAGAACTTAACAATCTTTTTGAAGAGAGTGATTTTGATTATTATAAAGAAGCTACAAAAAGATTTCCAACATTAATAGATTTTATAAAAGAAGATATATTTGGATAA
- a CDS encoding type I restriction endonuclease subunit R codes for MSYQSEAQLEDNLIKQLANQGFNKVKIANEEELKNNFRNELFEHNKSKLNNQPFTDKEFERILRHVEGKSVFQSAMILRDKFILEREDSSEVYIEFFDSKNWCKNRFQVTNQTTVVGKYTNRYDVTILINGLPLVQIELKRRGLDLKEAFNQINRYKKHSYQGLYRYLQIFVVSNGVDTKYFANSDKEILFSQTFFWSDEENKRISNLKDFTQTFLDKTFVSKVIARYMITNETDKLLMVMRPYQIYAVESLINRAFETNNNGFIWHTTGSGKTLTSFKASQILAKEPNIKKVFFLVDRKDLDSQTLAEFNKFEPDSVDTTDKTDTLVKQIKDINKPLIVTTIQKMANAIKNDKYSNIMNEYKEEKVIFIIDECHRSQFGQMHKSINKHFKNAQYFGFTGTPRFFENRSQEGRVTADLFEKCLHTYLIKDAIKDGNVLGFSVEYIKTFDGGFDENDDEKVKAIDKEEVFMCDERIDLVANNIINIHNAKTKNKQYTAIFTVQSIPMLVKYYDKFKEINHDLKIAGIFSFGANEESEGKDEHSRDSLERMITDYNKMFDTNYSTDTFSSYFSDVSKKVKTAKIDILIVVNMFLTGFDSKTLNTLYVDKNLKYHDLVQAYSRTNRVEKSTKPYGNIVCYRNLKKNTDDALCLFSQTDNTDIVLMESYEYYLSLWHTHLKKLYALTENPEDVDSLQSEEDKKKFILAFRDLTKVLTKLKTFTKFEFNKDTLGMSEQSYQDFKSKYLLIYDDVKRKDDEKTSILADIDFGIELMHTDKINVGYIMNLIRDIDLSDKEKQARDIKNVITELDRADNEDLRLKVDLLKEFLNKVVPKLEPNDDIDVAYEQFEEVKREEDVEEFSKEIGLNRYKIKDYISEYEYSGIINRQEISEEIKVELKPKFTLRRKLVDQVKNFIYDHVRKYA; via the coding sequence ATGTCCTATCAAAGTGAAGCTCAATTAGAGGATAACTTAATTAAACAACTTGCAAATCAAGGATTTAATAAAGTTAAAATAGCTAATGAAGAAGAACTTAAAAATAACTTTAGAAATGAGTTATTTGAACATAATAAATCAAAACTAAATAACCAACCCTTCACAGATAAAGAATTTGAAAGAATACTTAGACACGTAGAAGGAAAATCAGTTTTTCAAAGTGCAATGATTTTAAGAGATAAATTCATACTAGAAAGAGAAGATAGTAGTGAAGTTTATATAGAATTCTTTGACAGTAAAAACTGGTGTAAAAATAGATTCCAAGTAACTAACCAAACAACAGTAGTAGGAAAGTATACAAATCGTTATGATGTAACAATACTTATAAACGGACTACCACTTGTTCAAATAGAATTAAAACGTAGAGGTCTTGATTTAAAAGAAGCCTTTAATCAAATAAATAGATATAAAAAACATTCTTACCAAGGACTATATAGATACCTTCAAATATTTGTAGTAAGTAATGGAGTAGACACTAAATACTTTGCAAATAGCGATAAAGAAATACTATTTAGTCAAACATTCTTCTGGAGTGATGAAGAAAATAAAAGAATTAGCAATCTAAAAGATTTTACTCAAACCTTCTTAGATAAAACTTTTGTATCAAAGGTTATAGCAAGATATATGATAACTAATGAAACTGACAAACTACTAATGGTTATGAGACCATATCAAATCTATGCCGTTGAAAGCTTAATAAATCGTGCCTTTGAAACTAATAACAATGGATTTATATGGCATACAACAGGTTCTGGTAAGACTTTAACATCTTTTAAAGCTAGTCAAATACTAGCAAAAGAGCCTAACATTAAAAAAGTATTTTTCTTAGTAGATAGAAAAGACTTAGATTCTCAAACACTAGCAGAATTTAATAAATTTGAGCCAGATAGTGTTGATACAACTGATAAAACAGATACATTAGTTAAACAAATAAAAGATATAAATAAGCCTTTAATAGTTACAACTATACAAAAAATGGCTAATGCTATAAAAAATGATAAATACTCTAATATAATGAATGAGTATAAAGAAGAAAAAGTTATATTTATAATAGATGAGTGCCACAGATCTCAATTTGGACAAATGCACAAATCCATAAATAAACACTTTAAAAATGCACAATACTTTGGATTTACAGGTACACCAAGATTCTTTGAAAATAGAAGTCAAGAAGGTAGAGTTACAGCAGACCTTTTTGAAAAATGCTTACACACTTACTTAATAAAAGATGCAATAAAAGATGGAAACGTACTTGGATTTTCAGTTGAATATATAAAAACCTTTGATGGTGGTTTTGATGAAAATGATGATGAAAAAGTAAAAGCAATAGACAAAGAAGAAGTATTTATGTGTGATGAAAGAATAGACTTAGTTGCTAATAACATCATAAATATTCATAATGCAAAAACTAAAAACAAGCAATATACTGCTATATTTACAGTTCAAAGTATACCAATGCTTGTAAAATATTACGATAAATTTAAAGAAATAAACCACGACTTAAAAATAGCAGGTATATTTAGTTTTGGAGCTAATGAAGAAAGCGAAGGAAAAGATGAACACTCAAGAGATAGTTTAGAAAGAATGATAACAGATTATAATAAAATGTTTGATACAAATTATTCAACAGACACATTCTCAAGCTATTTCTCAGATGTATCTAAAAAAGTAAAAACTGCAAAAATAGACATACTTATAGTTGTAAATATGTTCTTAACTGGATTTGACAGTAAAACATTAAACACACTATACGTTGATAAAAACTTAAAATACCATGACTTAGTTCAAGCATACTCAAGAACTAACAGAGTTGAAAAATCTACTAAGCCTTATGGAAACATAGTATGTTATAGAAACTTAAAGAAAAACACAGATGATGCACTATGTCTGTTCTCACAAACTGATAACACAGATATAGTATTAATGGAAAGTTATGAGTATTACTTGAGTTTATGGCATACACACTTAAAAAAACTATATGCTTTAACAGAAAATCCAGAAGATGTAGATAGCCTTCAAAGTGAAGAAGATAAAAAGAAGTTCATATTAGCCTTTAGAGATTTAACAAAAGTATTAACTAAGCTAAAGACCTTTACAAAATTTGAATTTAATAAAGATACACTTGGAATGAGTGAACAAAGTTATCAAGACTTTAAAAGTAAGTATCTTTTAATATATGATGATGTAAAGCGTAAAGACGATGAAAAAACTTCAATACTTGCAGATATAGACTTTGGAATAGAGCTTATGCACACTGATAAAATCAACGTAGGCTATATAATGAATTTAATTAGAGATATAGATTTATCAGACAAAGAAAAACAAGCAAGAGATATTAAAAATGTAATAACTGAACTTGATAGAGCTGATAATGAAGATTTAAGACTTAAAGTTGACTTATTAAAAGAGTTTTTAAATAAAGTAGTTCCTAAACTTGAGCCTAATGATGATATAGATGTAGCCTATGAACAATTTGAAGAAGTAAAAAGAGAAGAAGATGTAGAAGAATTCTCAAAAGAAATCGGTCTTAATAGATATAAAATAAAAGACTATATTTCAGAATATGAGTACTCTGGAATAATAAATAGACAAGAAATAAGTGAAGAAATAAAAGTAGAGTTAAAACCAAAGTTTACACTTAGAAGAAAATTAGTAGACCAAGTTAAAAACTTTATATATGACCATGTTAGAAAATATGCATAG
- a CDS encoding DUF6512 family protein: protein MNSKKLILSGILPIFILGSITHFAYDWCSITPLGLVAPINSSIWEHMKMGLLPTIIWWGLTYLLFKDKLKLDFKRYFVAFTVSLLVSTFLMPFLYYTYRYGLGVHLLIVDILNLLCTVTMGQLLALHIYNHYSGKKVYFNLCVVVLILVILSFVIFTFNPPHIPIFKDYNTGTYGIYHRR, encoded by the coding sequence ATGAATTCAAAAAAATTAATCCTATCTGGAATCCTTCCTATATTCATACTTGGATCAATAACTCACTTTGCATATGACTGGTGTAGCATAACACCGTTAGGACTTGTAGCCCCAATTAACTCAAGTATATGGGAACATATGAAAATGGGACTACTACCTACAATAATATGGTGGGGCTTAACCTACTTATTATTTAAAGACAAACTAAAACTAGACTTTAAAAGATACTTTGTAGCATTTACAGTTTCACTTTTAGTTAGTACCTTTTTAATGCCATTTTTATACTATACTTATAGATACGGACTTGGAGTACATTTACTTATAGTCGATATACTAAACCTATTATGTACTGTAACTATGGGACAGTTATTAGCACTTCATATTTATAATCATTATAGTGGGAAGAAAGTATATTTTAACTTATGTGTAGTAGTTTTAATACTTGTAATTTTATCATTTGTTATATTTACTTTTAACCCACCTCATATACCTATATTCAAGGATTATAATACAGGTACTTATGGAATATATCATAGACGATAA
- a CDS encoding restriction endonuclease subunit S: MSKTPKLRFKEFSGDWEEKKLGTLGQFLKGSILSKADLSEEGKPCVLYGELYTKYSEVIKNVISKTNLENDKLVLGKKNDVLIPSSGETAIDIATASCLQQDNVILGGDLNVFRSDKVNGVFTSYQLNSSKKREIARLSQGASVVHIYNEQLKKIKLSVPSKEEQEKIASFFSLIDEKISLQSEKVEALKDYKRGMMQKIFSRELRFKDDEGRDYPEWEEKKIKDIFTVTRGVVIAKNEISDLRDNINQYPVYSSQTSNNGILGYDSKYDFEGDYLTWTTDGANAGKVFRRNGKFRCTNVCGVLVEKEETLGFANKMISEFLNKETPKHVSYVGNPKLMNGVMGDIKIKVPILDEQLKIAKILDNIDLKIEKEQEKLDSLNQYKKGLLQQMFV, encoded by the coding sequence ATGAGTAAGACACCGAAGCTTAGATTTAAGGAGTTTAGTGGAGATTGGGAAGAAAAGAAACTAGGTACATTAGGACAATTTTTAAAAGGTTCAATATTGTCTAAAGCAGATTTAAGTGAAGAAGGTAAACCTTGTGTACTTTATGGTGAATTATATACTAAATATAGTGAAGTAATAAAGAATGTTATAAGTAAAACTAATTTAGAAAATGATAAATTAGTTTTAGGGAAGAAAAATGATGTATTAATACCTTCATCTGGGGAAACTGCTATTGATATAGCTACTGCTAGTTGTTTACAACAAGATAATGTAATACTAGGTGGAGATTTAAATGTATTTAGGTCTGATAAAGTAAATGGAGTGTTTACAAGTTATCAGTTAAATAGTTCAAAGAAAAGAGAGATAGCTAGATTATCGCAAGGTGCATCTGTTGTTCATATATATAATGAGCAATTAAAAAAAATAAAATTAAGTGTACCTTCAAAAGAAGAACAAGAAAAAATAGCATCTTTCTTTTCTTTAATTGATGAGAAGATTTCTCTTCAAAGTGAAAAGGTTGAGGCTCTTAAGGATTATAAGCGTGGAATGATGCAAAAGATTTTTAGCAGGGAGTTAAGGTTTAAGGATGATGAGGGTAGAGATTATCCAGAGTGGGAAGAGAAGAAAATAAAAGATATATTTACTGTAACAAGAGGAGTAGTTATTGCTAAAAATGAAATATCTGACTTAAGGGATAATATAAATCAATATCCAGTTTACTCTTCTCAAACAAGTAATAATGGTATATTAGGATACGACTCTAAATATGATTTTGAAGGTGATTATTTAACGTGGACTACTGATGGAGCTAATGCTGGTAAAGTTTTTAGAAGAAATGGAAAGTTTAGATGTACAAATGTATGTGGTGTTTTAGTTGAAAAGGAAGAAACTTTAGGATTTGCTAACAAGATGATTTCTGAATTTTTAAATAAAGAAACTCCGAAGCATGTATCTTATGTTGGAAACCCGAAGCTTATGAATGGTGTTATGGGTGATATAAAGATAAAAGTTCCTATACTAGATGAACAACTTAAGATTGCTAAGATTTTAGACAATATAGATTTAAAAATAGAAAAAGAACAAGAAAAATTAGATTCTTTAAATCAATATAAAAAAGGATTATTACAACAAATGTTTGTTTAA